One Orcinus orca chromosome 7, mOrcOrc1.1, whole genome shotgun sequence genomic window carries:
- the OBSL1 gene encoding obscurin-like protein 1 isoform X3 yields MKAGSGDQGSPPCFLRFPRPVRVVSGAEAELKCVVLGEPPPIVVWEKGGQQLAASERLSFPADGAEHGLLLSGALPTDAGVYVCRARNAAGEAYAAAAVTVLEQPAPEREPQPAERPRPPPGAGEGAPVFLTGPRSQWVLRGAEVVLECQVGGLPVPTLYWEKDGMALDEVWDSSHFSLEPGRAEGRPGASLALRILAARLPDSGVYVCHARNAHGHARAGALLQVQQPPESPPEDPEEAPNPVVEPLKCAPKTFWVNEGKHAKFRCYVMGKPEPEIEWHWEGHPLLPDRRRLMYRDRDGGFVLKVLYCQAKDRGLYVCAARNSAGQTLSAVQLHVKEPRLRFTRPLQDVEGREHGIVVLECKVPNSRIPTAWFREDQRLLPCRKYEQIEEGTVRRLIIHRLKADDDGVYLCEMRGRVRTVANVTVKGPILKRLPRKLDVFEGENAVLLVETREAGVEGRWSRDGEDLPATCQSSSGHMHALVLPGVTREDAGEVTFSLGNSRTTTLLRVKCVKHNPPGPPVLAEMFKGHKNTVLLTWKPPEPAPETPFIYRLERQEVGSEDWIQCFSIEKAGAVEVPGDCVPSEGDYRFRVCTVSEHGRSSHVVFHGSAHLVPTARLVAGLDDVQVYDGEDAVFSLDLSTIIQGTWFLNGEELKSNEPEGQVEPGALRYRMEHKGLQHRLILQAVRHQDSGALVGFSCPGVQDSAALTIQESPVHILSPQDKVSLTFTTSERVVLTCELSRVDFPASWYKDGQKVEESESLVVKMDGRKHRLIMPEAQVQDSGEFECRTEGVSAFFSVSVQDPPMHILDPREHVFVHAITSECVMLTCEVDREDAPVHWYKDGQEVEESDFVVLENEGPHHRLVLPAAQPPDGGEFQCVAGDERAYFTVTITDVSSWIVYPSGKVYVAAVRLERVVLTCELCRPWAEVRWTKDGEEVVESPALLLQKEDTVRRLVLPAVQLEDSGEYLCEIDDESASFTVTVTESYQSQDSSNNNPELCVLLKKPKTRRLWSRFPPWRRTAGAE; encoded by the exons ATGAAGGCGGGCTCGGGGGACCAGGGGAGCCCCCCGTGCTTCCTGCGCTTCCCGCGGCCCGTGCGGGTGGTAAGTGGCGCCGAGGCCGAGCTCAAGTGCGTGGTGCTGGGGGAGCCGCCGCCCATTGTCGTATGGGAGAAGGGCGGGCAGCAACTGGCGGCCTCGGAGCGCCTGAGCTTCCCGGCGGACGGCGCCGAGCACGGCCTGCTGCTGAGCGGCGCGCTGCCCACCGACGCGGGGGTCTATGTGTGCCGCGCCCGCAATGCGGCCGGAGAGGCCTACGCGGCGGCCGCCGTCACCGTGCTGGAGCAGCCGGCCCCCGAGCGCGAGCCCCAGCCTGCCGAACGCCCGCGGCCGCCGCCCGGGGCCGGGGAGGGCGCCCCGGTGTTCCTGACGGGGCCCCGGTCCCAGTGGGTGCTGCGGGGGGCGGAGGTGGTGCTGGAGTGCCAGGTGGGGGGCCTCCCCGTGCCAACGCTGTACTGGGAGAAGGACGGGATGGCGCTGGACGAAGTGTGGGACAGTAGCCACTTCTCCCTCGAACCTGGCCGCGCCGAGGGCCGCCCGGGCGCGAGCCTGGCGCTGCGCATCCTGGCGGCGCGGCTGCCCGACTCCGGCGTCTACGTGTGCCACGCCCGCAACGCGCACGGCCACGCGCGGGCCGGCGCGCTGCTGCAAGTGCAGCAGCCCCCCGAGAGCCCGCCGGAGGACCCGGAAGAGGCCCCCAACCCCGTGGTGGAGCCGCTCAAGTGCGCGCCCAAGACCTTCTGGGTGAACGAGGGCAAGCACGCCAAGTTCCGCTGCTACGTGATGGGCAAGCCCGAGCCCGAGATCGAATGGCACTGGGAGGGCCACCCGCTGCTCCCTGACCGCCGCCGCCTCATGTACCGCGACCGCGATGGCGGCTTCGTGCTCAAGGTGCTCTACTGCCAGGCCAAGGATCGCGGGCTCTACGTGTGTGCCGCGCGCAACTCGGCGGGCCAGACGCTCAGTGCCGTGCAGCTGCATGTTAAAG AGCCTCGCCTCCGCTTCACGAGGCCCCTGCAGGACGTGGAGGGCCGGGAGCATGGGATTGTGGTGCTGGAGTGTAAAGTCCCCAACTCCCGCATTCCCACGGCCTGGTTCCGCGAGGACCAGCGGCTGCTGCCCTGCCGCAAGTACGAGCAGATCGAGGAGGGCACGGTCCGGCGCCTCATCATCCACAGGCTGAAGGCAGATGACGATGGAGTTTACCTGTGCGAGATGCGCGGCCGGGTGCGCACCGTGGCCAATGTGACAGTCAAAG GGCCCATCCTGAAGCGGCTGCCCCGGAAGCTCGATGTTTTTGAGGGAGAGAACGCGGTGCTGCTGGTGGAGACCCGCGAGGCTGGGGTGGAAGGGCGCTGGAGTCGAGATGGGGAGGACCTGCCGGCCACCTGCCAGAGCAGCTCCGGCCACATGCATGCCCTGGTCCTGCCAGGGGTCACCCGAGAAGATGCTGGCGAGGTCACCTTCAGCCTGGGCAACTCCCGTACCACCACTCTGCTCAGAGTCAAAT GCGTCAAGCACAATCCCCCAGGACCCCCAGTGTTGGCAGAAATGTTCAAGGGCCACAAGAACACGGTCCTGCTGACCTGGAAGCCTCCCGAGCCAGCTCCCGAGACCCCCTTCATCTACCGGCTGGAACGGCAGGAGGTGGGCTCAGAAGACTGGATCCAGTGCTTCAGCATTGAGAAAGCTGGGGCCGTGGAGGTGCCAGGAGACTGTGTGCCCTCCGAGGGCGACTACCGCTTCCGCGTCTGCACCGTCAGCGAACACGGCCGCAGCTCCCATGTCGTGTTCCATGGGTCTGCTCACCTCG TGCCCACAGCTCGCCTGGTGGCCGGTCTGGACGACGTGCAGGTATATGACGGGGAAGATGCCGTCTTCTCCCTCGATCTCTCCACCATCATCCAGGGCACCTGGTTCCTTAATGGGGAAGAGCTCAAGAGTAATGAGCCAGAGGGCCAGGTAGAGCCTGGGGCCCTGCGGTACCGGATGGAGCACAAGGGCCTGCAGCACAGACTCATCCTGCAAGCTGTCAGGCACCAGGACAGCGGGGCCCTGGTTGGCTTCAGCTGCCCAGGTGTGCAGGACTCGGCTGCCCTCACCATCCAAG AGAGCCCGGTGCACATCCTGAGCCCCCAGGACAAGGTGTCGTTGACCTTCACAACCTCGGAGCGGGTGGTACTGACCTGTGAGCTCTCCCGGGTGGACTTCCCAGCGAGCTGGTACAAGGACGGGCAGAAGGTGGAGGAGAGCGAGTCGCTGGTGGTGAAGATGGATGGGCGCAAACACCGCCTGATCATGCCTGAGGCCCAGGTCCAGGACAGTGGCGAGTTTGAGTGCAGAACGGAAGGGGTCTCAGCCTTCTTCAGCGTCTCCGTCCAAG ACCCCCCCATGCACATCCTGGATCCCCGGGAGCACGTGTTTGTGCACGCCATAACCTCCGAGTGCGTCATGCTGACCTGTGAGGTGGACCGGGAGGACGCCCCCGTGCACTGGTACAAGGACGGGCAGGAGGTAGAAGAGAGCGACTTCGTGGTGCTGGAGAACGAGGGGCCCCATCACCGCCTGGTGCTGCCCGCCGCCCAGCCTCCAGATGGGGGCGAGTTCCAGTGCGTCGCCGGGGACGAGCGCGCCTACTTCACCGTGACCATCACAG ATGTCTCCTCGTGGATCGTGTATCCCAGCGGCAAGGTGTATGTGGCAGCCGTGCGCCTGGAGCGTGTGGTGCTGACCTGCGAGCTCTGCCGGCCCTGGGCCGAGGTGCGCTGGACCAAGGATGGCGAAGAGGTGGTGGAGAGTCCCGCGCTGCTCCTGCAGAAGGAGGACACCGTCCGCCGCCTGGTGCTGCCCGCCGTCCAGCTGGAGGACTCGGGCGAGTACTTGTGTGAAATCGATGACGAGTCTGCCTCTTTCACCGTCACTGTCACAG AGTCTTACCAAAGTCAGGACAGTTCAAATAACAACCCGGAGTTATGCGTCCTCTTGAAAAAGCCGAAGACCCGGCGCCTCTGGTCCCGCTTCCCCCCTTGGCGACGAACAGCTGGCGCTGAGTAG
- the INHA gene encoding inhibin alpha chain, translating to MWPQLLLLLLAPRGGHCCHGPELDRELVLAKVRALFLDALGAPAVTGEGGNPGVRRLPRRHAVRGFMRRGSEPEEEDVSQAILFPATGARLGDKPAAGELAQEAKEGLFTYVFRPSQHTRSRQVTSAQLWFHTGLDRQETAAANSSGPLLGLLALSSGGPTAVPMSLGQAPPRWAVLHLAASAFPLLTHPVLVLLLHCPLCSCSARPEATPFLVAHTRARPPSGGERARRSTPPLPWPWSPAALRLLQRPPEDPAAHADCHRAALNISFQELGWERWIVHPPSFTFHYCHGGCGLSTPPDLSLPVPGAPPTPVQPLSLVPGAQPCCAALPGTMRPLRVRTTSDGGYSFKYEMVPNLLTQHCACI from the exons ATGTGGCCTCAGCTGCTTCTCTTGCTGCTGGCCCCACGGGGTGGGCATTGCTGCCATGGGCCGGAGCTGGACCGGGAACTTGTCCTGGCCAAGGTGAGGGCCCTGTTCCTGGATGCGTTGGGAGCCCCAGCAGTGACTGGGGAAGGTGGGAATCCTGGAGTCAGGCGTCTGCCCCGAAGACATGCTGTGAGGGGCTTCATGCGCAGGGGCTCTGAGCCCGAGGAAGAGGATGTCTCCCAGGCCATCCTTTTCCCGGCTACAG GTGCCCGCCTCGGGGACAAGCCAGCTGCCGGAGAGCTGGCCCAGGAGGCCAAGGAGGGCCTCTTTACATATGTGTTCCGGCCATCCCAGCACACACGCAGCCGCCAGGTGACGTCGGCCCAGCTGTGGTTCCACACGGGACTGGACAGGCAGGAGACAGCAGCCGCCAATAGCTCTGGGCCCCTGCTCGGCCTCCTGGCACTGTCGTCCGGGGGTCCCACAGCTGTGCCCATGTCACTGGGCCAGGCACCCCCTCGCTGGGCTGTGCTGCACCTGGCCGCCTCTGCCTTCCCTCTGCTGACCCATCCCGTCCTGGTGCTCCTCCTGCACTGTCCTCTCTGTTCCTGCTCAGCGCGGCCCGAGGCCACCCCCTTCCTGGTGGCCCACACTCGGGCCAGGCCTCCCAGCGGAGGGGAGAGAGCCCGCCGCTCCACGCCCCCGCTGCCCTGGCCTTGGTCTCCCGCCGCGCTGCGCCTGCTGCAGAGGCCTCCGGAGGACCCCGCCGCGCACGCCGACTGCCACAGAGCGGCCCTCAACATCTCCTTCCAGGAGCTGGGCTGGGAACGGTGGATCGTGCACCCACCCAGTTTCACCTTCCACTATTGTCATGGGGGCTGTGGGCTGTCCACCCCGCCGGACCTGTCCCTGCCAGTCCCCGGGGCACCCCCTACCCCTGTCCAGCCCCTCTCTTTGGTGCCAGGGGCCCAGCCTTGCTGCGCTGCTCTCCCAGGGACCATGAGGCCCCTACGTGTCCGCACCACCTCGGATGGAGGTTACTCTTTTAAGTATGAGATGGTGCCCAACCTGCTCACGCAGCACTGTGCTTGCATCTAA